In the genome of Anabaena cylindrica PCC 7122, the window AAGAGTTTTGAGATAAACTCACAATTATACTAGATATATATAGCCAGTTAAGGGAGATGATGGAATTTAAGCAAGGCAACCTACTAGAAGAAAATGCCGAAGCCCTAGTTAACACCGTGAATAATGTCGGTGTCATGGGTAAAGGTATTGCCTTGCAATTTAAGCAAGCTTACCCTGAAAACTTCCGCCAATATGAAAAAGCCTGTCGTGCTGGAGAAGTGCAACCAGGTCAGATGTTTACCGTCTCCACAGGTAGCCTATTTAATCCCAGATACATCATTAACTTCCCCACCAAACGCCACTGGAAAAGCAAATCCAAAATAGAAGATATTAAAAGTGGATTGGTGGCTTTAGTTGCAGAGGTGCAAAAATTAGGAATTACCTCAATTGCCATTCCCCCATTAGGATGCGGCAACGGTGGCTTAAATTGGCGAGAAGTTAAGCCTCTAATAGAATCAAGCTTTGCCCAACTGCCAAATGTGCAAGTAATTATATTTGAGCCATCGGGCGCACCAGCAGCCGAAAAAATGCAGGTAGCCACCAAAAAGCCTAACATGACCCGTGGACGTGCCTTAATCATTCGCCTACTGGAAGCTTACGGTATTCCTGGCTATGAGTTAACCAAGCTAGAAATCCAAAAACTGGCTTATTTTCTCCAAGAAGCAGGGGAATTTCTCAAGTTACCCTATCAAAAGAGTTTATATGGTCCCTACGCAGATAACCTGAACCAAGTTCTAAAACATATAGAAGGGCATTATATTCGTGGTTATGGTGATGGGACTGGGAGAGCAAGTATTTCTGTATTACCACAAGGTAGAGAAGCAGCAGAGACTTTTTTAGCAACTGAATTAGAAGCCCAAGAGCGTTTAGAGCAAGTTAGCAAACTTATTTATGGCTTTGAAACGCCCTACGGCATGGAATTATTAGCGACAGTTCACTGGGTAGCTACCAAACACCCTAACCCAGCGAAAGATAGTGAAGAAGCAATAAATCTGGTACATGAATGGAGCGAGAGAAAACGCAAGCTATTCAAACCAGAACATATTCGCAAAGCTTGGCAGCGTCTAGGTGAACAAAACTGGCTAACCATGAATTCAACTAATATGATGGAATAAAATATACCTCGGATTCACCTCTCATGTTCAACGAGTATAGCCAGGTTGAACTCCCTCTAATTAACCAACTTAAACTCATGGGTTGGCAATATATCGAGGGTGATATTGATGTTCCTTACCTAACTGAAAGACAAAACTTCCGGGAAATTCTGCTGACGGCAAGACTTCACAAAGCCATCGGCAGAATTAACCTTGATGACAACGGACTACCTTGGCTAGATGATAGTCGCATCAATACTGCCATTGGTGTTTTAGAAAGGTTGGGAACTGCCAAACTCATGGAAGCGAATCAAATAGCCACTGATTTGTTACTTCAAGGAACT includes:
- the darG gene encoding type II toxin-antitoxin system antitoxin DNA ADP-ribosyl glycohydrolase DarG produces the protein MMEFKQGNLLEENAEALVNTVNNVGVMGKGIALQFKQAYPENFRQYEKACRAGEVQPGQMFTVSTGSLFNPRYIINFPTKRHWKSKSKIEDIKSGLVALVAEVQKLGITSIAIPPLGCGNGGLNWREVKPLIESSFAQLPNVQVIIFEPSGAPAAEKMQVATKKPNMTRGRALIIRLLEAYGIPGYELTKLEIQKLAYFLQEAGEFLKLPYQKSLYGPYADNLNQVLKHIEGHYIRGYGDGTGRASISVLPQGREAAETFLATELEAQERLEQVSKLIYGFETPYGMELLATVHWVATKHPNPAKDSEEAINLVHEWSERKRKLFKPEHIRKAWQRLGEQNWLTMNSTNMME